From candidate division WWE3 bacterium, the proteins below share one genomic window:
- a CDS encoding DUF5652 family protein, with translation MLSNLSATSPILDFYFKYSWVLIILVLVDVILKGMALWQAGRNNQKSWFVALFLLNTVGVLPIIYLLFFKKTPTQ, from the coding sequence ATGCTCTCTAATCTTTCCGCTACTTCACCGATTCTTGATTTTTATTTTAAGTATTCTTGGGTTTTAATAATTTTGGTTTTAGTCGATGTGATCCTTAAAGGTATGGCCCTGTGGCAGGCCGGCCGAAATAATCAAAAAAGCTGGTTTGTGGCTTTGTTTTTACTGAACACCGTTGGGGTATTACCGATTATTTACCTACTGTTTTTTAAGAAGACTCCTACGCAGTAG
- a CDS encoding restriction endonuclease, with protein MFNQFTSKYLAKLLSYGLTSMVLVIPVFIYFLLTSSLWLGVLSVGVFLFFVAYGTYKELVDKVSSETQIAIALLKQKLETSEAKESMWRQSLKERASGFPSLFKNISNYEKLMDDALSGYLTRKSHPAYSSSEIVKLEAKRRREAETSQRVTQSIIEYYENIAPFLLDYKEQEFDENEEIAAGYSEEESADPVTNFLTKDEYHKLSSAERNQMALDRFWKRPNKPKWLLGRLYERYVGYLYETAGYDVEYTGIFKGYEDLGRDLICAKGKEIVVIQCKNWSQFKTIFEKHIFQFFGTVFQYKDQNPNKKVTAVFYTTTEVSDLARRFGGELGIEIKEKFKMLNEYPCIKCNISKVDGAKIYHLPFDQQYDNTKIEKSKGEIYCQTVGEAESNGFRRAYRWHAAKETSAA; from the coding sequence ATGTTTAATCAATTCACCAGTAAATACCTAGCAAAGCTTCTTTCTTATGGACTGACTTCCATGGTTTTAGTTATCCCTGTATTTATTTATTTTTTACTTACTAGTAGTCTTTGGCTAGGGGTATTGTCGGTAGGAGTATTCCTATTTTTCGTGGCATACGGAACATATAAAGAGCTTGTAGATAAGGTCAGCTCTGAAACACAAATCGCCATCGCTTTACTAAAACAGAAGCTAGAAACTTCTGAAGCCAAGGAGAGTATGTGGAGACAATCACTTAAAGAGCGGGCATCTGGATTTCCCAGTCTCTTCAAGAATATTTCAAATTATGAAAAATTGATGGACGACGCACTTTCTGGGTACCTAACCAGAAAATCGCACCCAGCGTATTCTTCATCCGAAATCGTCAAATTAGAAGCTAAGAGGAGACGAGAAGCGGAAACATCACAACGAGTGACTCAATCTATTATCGAGTATTACGAGAACATAGCCCCATTTTTATTAGATTACAAAGAGCAGGAATTTGATGAAAACGAAGAAATAGCGGCTGGTTATAGTGAGGAAGAAAGCGCCGACCCGGTTACAAACTTCCTCACAAAAGACGAATATCACAAACTTTCCTCTGCGGAAAGAAATCAAATGGCACTTGATCGGTTTTGGAAGCGCCCCAATAAGCCCAAATGGTTGTTGGGTAGATTATATGAGCGGTATGTTGGATATTTGTACGAGACGGCCGGCTATGATGTCGAATACACCGGCATATTTAAGGGTTATGAAGACTTAGGTCGAGACTTAATTTGTGCTAAAGGAAAAGAAATAGTGGTAATACAGTGCAAAAACTGGTCGCAATTTAAAACAATATTCGAAAAACATATTTTCCAATTCTTCGGGACTGTTTTTCAGTACAAAGATCAAAACCCAAATAAAAAGGTGACCGCCGTCTTCTATACGACAACTGAGGTATCAGATTTAGCTAGGCGGTTCGGTGGTGAGCTGGGTATAGAGATAAAAGAAAAGTTTAAAATGTTAAACGAATACCCTTGCATTAAATGTAATATATCAAAGGTTGACGGCGCTAAAATTTACCATTTGCCATTTGATCAGCAATACGACAACACTAAGATAGAAAAATCAAAGGGGGAGATATACTGCCAAACCGTAGGCGAAGCCGAGAGCAACGGCTTCAGAAGAGCATACAGATGGCACGCTGCTAAAGAAACCTCAGCCGCCTAA